TCTGATGGAAATTGGCGCCCGGGGTTACCTGCTTAAAAATGCAGACCCCGATGACATTATCAGCGCAATACATTCAGTAAACGAAACAGGCTACTTTTTCACAGAACTGGTATCGCGCGTTATGCTGCACGGACTGGTAAAAGGAGAAAAAGTTAAACCCTCTTTCCTGCCTGGCAATGACCTTACAAGCCGGGAAATTGAGGTACTCAAACTGATCTGTCAGGAATTCACCGCAGCAGAAATCGGAGAAAAACTTTTCATAAGCCCACGAACAGTGGAAGGACACCGGAACAACCTGCTGCTAAAAATCGGTGCGCGAAACATCGC
The window above is part of the Cryomorphaceae bacterium genome. Proteins encoded here:
- a CDS encoding DNA-binding response regulator, with the protein product MIRISLVDDHKLFRSGIRALLSAHNNFEVVSESDNGKEFTETVDQVKPDVVLMDLEMPEMDGMETTKYLKEHHPDVKVIVISMHNDEKFIVHLMEIGARGYLLKNADPDDIISAIHSVNETGYFFTELVSRVMLHGLVKGEKVKPSFLPGNDLTSREIEVLKLICQEFTAAEIGEKLFISPRTVEGHRNNLLLKIGARNIAGIVVFAMKHGFYE